Proteins found in one Candidatus Omnitrophota bacterium genomic segment:
- a CDS encoding glycosyltransferase family 2 protein gives MIAKNVSFVFPMFNEADNIESTIRRATELAAQISGDYEIVVADDASTDGSGDLIDRIAAKDPHLKPVHLKNNSKFGGALNAGLMAALKDVIIYTDSDFPAREEDIKKAIQMLDEADVVTAYSLAIKDSSLKRILMSKVYNFLVQSLFGLHLKDINSGLKIYKREVLQGLNLKSKSPFIDVEIFAEAVKRGFKIKQYGLIFELRTKGSSTISRMSVVTRTFWDMFAYRFWR, from the coding sequence ATGATAGCGAAAAACGTCTCATTCGTATTCCCGATGTTCAACGAAGCCGACAATATCGAGTCCACTATACGTCGCGCTACGGAATTGGCCGCACAGATTTCAGGTGACTATGAGATCGTGGTCGCGGACGATGCTTCTACTGACGGAAGCGGGGATCTTATAGACCGGATAGCCGCAAAAGACCCGCATCTTAAACCTGTGCACCTTAAAAATAACTCAAAATTCGGCGGAGCGCTTAATGCCGGCCTGATGGCTGCGCTGAAAGACGTGATCATATACACAGACTCGGACTTTCCCGCGAGAGAGGAAGATATAAAGAAGGCTATACAGATGCTTGATGAGGCCGATGTCGTTACCGCGTACAGTCTCGCGATAAAAGACTCAAGCCTGAAGCGTATTCTGATGTCGAAGGTTTATAATTTTCTGGTCCAGTCATTATTTGGCTTGCATTTGAAAGATATCAACTCGGGGTTAAAAATATATAAAAGGGAAGTCCTCCAGGGCCTTAATTTAAAGTCAAAGAGCCCGTTCATCGATGTCGAGATATTTGCCGAGGCCGTTAAGCGCGGATTCAAGATAAAGCAATATGGCCTCATCTTTGAACTTCGTACTAAGGGCTCATCCACGATATCCCGTATGAGCGTAGTGACGCGTACGTTCTGGGATATGTTTGCTTACAGATTTTGGCGGTAG
- a CDS encoding ChbG/HpnK family deacetylase has protein sequence MKQLIVAADDFGITESVNEGIARSHKEGIVTSLNFLPSGEAFDDALARAKSIGLNEAGAHLALTETISVTEASKIPSLVDAEGRFYKGHTQFLLKFISGSIDLDEVYVEWRSQLQKVSATGIRITNLSSHEHIHMLPKLLDIIIKLAKEYDIPAIRYPHADRSSRRMSVNTVCKSLALLYFEGNMSQALKSSGITAPEHFLGFLDSGNITEEVLLDIIANLEDRTTELVCHPGFLGPEVLDRYKFHKNSEAELYALTSLRVKKSAADKGVGLVSYAEFLSKNKNR, from the coding sequence ATGAAACAATTGATAGTGGCCGCGGATGATTTCGGGATCACGGAGAGCGTGAATGAAGGCATAGCGCGTTCCCATAAAGAGGGGATTGTCACTTCGCTGAATTTTCTGCCATCGGGCGAGGCATTCGATGACGCGCTTGCCCGGGCGAAGTCGATCGGCCTCAATGAAGCCGGCGCGCACCTTGCGCTAACCGAAACCATTTCGGTCACGGAGGCTTCCAAAATACCATCCTTAGTCGATGCCGAAGGCAGATTCTATAAAGGCCATACCCAGTTTTTACTGAAATTCATATCAGGATCGATAGATCTCGACGAAGTCTATGTCGAATGGAGATCTCAACTGCAAAAAGTAAGCGCGACCGGCATCAGGATAACCAACTTGTCCAGCCACGAACATATACACATGCTGCCGAAACTTCTCGACATAATTATTAAACTCGCCAAAGAGTATGATATCCCCGCGATCAGATATCCGCACGCGGATCGTTCCAGCCGCCGGATGAGCGTAAATACCGTCTGTAAATCGCTGGCGCTTTTATATTTCGAAGGGAATATGTCCCAGGCCCTGAAGTCTTCCGGGATCACGGCACCGGAGCATTTTCTGGGATTTCTCGATTCCGGGAATATTACCGAGGAGGTGCTGCTCGATATCATAGCTAATCTTGAAGACCGGACCACAGAGCTTGTGTGCCATCCTGGATTTCTGGGGCCGGAGGTGCTGGATAGATACAAATTCCACAAAAATTCCGAAGCCGAACTTTACGCGCTGACGAGCCTCCGCGTAAAGAAATCAGCCGCCGATAAAGGGGTAGGCCTTGTGAGCTATGCCGAATTTCTTTCCAAAAATAAAAATCGATAA
- a CDS encoding tetratricopeptide repeat protein produces MPNFFPKIKIDNSVKAALFLFIFTLIIYSNSLGGEFVYDDDYFIVKNVHIRSLENIPSFFVNPSTVAFAELAQDVYRPLTTISYAFDYRLWGLDTFGYHLESVLLHALNAILLFILLQLIFGNASIAFLSSLLFVCHPVQTEAVAWISGRSSVLFLFFYLASFICYLLFMKKEKKAYLALSLIFFLGSLFSKEMAISLPLLLVLYDIHFAPGESLKKRALKLAPYFTLTVFFIAVRFIVINRVSQCGWWGGSSYHTFLTMLVVLGEYVKLMIAPVKLCAFYMTTVYTSIASAKVLLSVAAIVTLIASLPFIFRRSRGISFAIAFFFLALLPVSNIVPLRALMAERFLYLPSIGFCVLVSILLEKIARMEYNVIKLNLRRLAIVIASMLVLLYSARTMMRNEDWKSQITITNSILKIDPLNQWALTTLGAAYSDLGQYEKAIKPLVKAIILSENYFAPRNILGFCYLQLGRYDEAIKMLTDALEIKPDNLEALSSIGVAYAQTKRYAEAIQQFERAIKADPSFVDGYMNLGTTYDQMGQSEKAIQAYQQAADSTRSAQSIAIAYVRIGDVYRRLRDLEKAKAYYNKAMALFSPGMVELKKLIIGRLTSG; encoded by the coding sequence ATGCCGAATTTCTTTCCAAAAATAAAAATCGATAACAGCGTAAAAGCGGCGCTCTTCTTATTTATCTTCACCCTCATAATATATTCCAATTCTTTGGGTGGGGAATTCGTATACGATGACGATTATTTCATCGTGAAGAATGTGCATATACGCAGCCTCGAGAATATCCCGTCGTTTTTTGTAAATCCGTCGACGGTGGCGTTCGCGGAGCTCGCCCAGGACGTCTACAGGCCGTTGACCACCATATCGTATGCGTTCGATTACCGCCTCTGGGGGCTCGATACGTTCGGGTATCATCTGGAGAGCGTTCTCTTACACGCGTTAAACGCCATATTGCTCTTCATCCTTTTGCAGCTCATCTTCGGAAATGCATCAATAGCGTTCCTGTCGAGCCTCTTATTCGTGTGCCATCCGGTGCAGACAGAGGCGGTCGCCTGGATATCGGGTCGCTCCAGCGTGCTCTTCCTTTTTTTCTATCTCGCGTCTTTCATATGTTATCTGCTCTTTATGAAGAAAGAGAAAAAGGCATATCTTGCGCTTTCTCTGATATTTTTTCTAGGATCGTTATTTTCGAAAGAGATGGCCATCAGTCTGCCGCTCCTGCTTGTATTGTATGATATTCATTTCGCGCCGGGGGAAAGCCTTAAGAAAAGGGCGCTGAAGCTGGCGCCATATTTTACACTCACAGTATTCTTTATAGCGGTCAGATTCATAGTAATAAACAGGGTGAGCCAGTGTGGATGGTGGGGCGGCAGTTCCTATCACACGTTTCTTACTATGCTGGTCGTGCTTGGCGAGTATGTGAAACTTATGATAGCGCCTGTAAAACTTTGCGCCTTTTACATGACAACGGTTTATACATCCATAGCGTCAGCCAAGGTCCTTTTATCGGTGGCGGCCATCGTAACGCTGATAGCATCGCTTCCGTTCATCTTCAGGCGCTCGCGCGGGATCTCATTTGCCATAGCTTTTTTCTTTCTGGCGCTTTTACCCGTTTCGAATATAGTGCCGTTAAGGGCCCTTATGGCCGAGAGATTCTTATATCTTCCGTCGATAGGATTCTGCGTTCTTGTTTCAATTCTTTTGGAGAAGATCGCAAGGATGGAATATAACGTTATCAAACTGAATCTCAGGAGACTGGCTATAGTCATAGCCTCTATGCTGGTACTGTTATATTCTGCCCGGACCATGATGAGAAACGAAGATTGGAAGAGCCAGATCACCATAACGAACTCGATATTAAAAATAGACCCGCTCAATCAATGGGCGCTGACGACGCTCGGAGCGGCATATTCGGATCTGGGGCAATACGAGAAGGCAATAAAGCCTCTCGTTAAAGCCATAATATTGTCGGAGAATTATTTTGCGCCGAGGAATATCCTGGGATTCTGTTATCTCCAGCTTGGCCGATATGATGAAGCCATAAAGATGCTCACAGACGCCCTGGAGATCAAGCCTGATAACCTCGAGGCCTTGAGCTCTATCGGGGTAGCGTATGCCCAGACCAAGAGATACGCCGAAGCGATACAACAGTTCGAGCGCGCTATAAAGGCTGACCCGTCGTTTGTAGACGGTTATATGAATCTCGGGACAACGTATGATCAGATGGGACAGAGTGAGAAGGCGATACAGGCCTACCAGCAGGCCGCGGATAGCACTAGATCGGCCCAGTCTATAGCCATCGCGTATGTGCGTATCGGCGATGTCTACAGGAGGCTAAGGGATCTCGAAAAGGCCAAGGCTTATTATAATAAGGCCATGGCATTATTCAGTCCCGGGATGGTAGAGCTTAAGAAATTAATCATAGGTCGGTTAACCTCCGGTTAG
- a CDS encoding sigma-70 family RNA polymerase sigma factor: MSSEQLSDEILVQKAREGDTKAFEELFDRYKKQLLNFIYRLIGNRETAEEVTQEVFIKVYNKLEIFDPSKKFVSWIYTIARNLAKNALRDKKYFSARSLEETVVPGDETMHLKDVIADSSAGPDQIIEDDELAEDAQRVLDSMPIKYREVIALCSVQGLTYKEAAVVLGCSIASISVRLEEAKLLFMKKLGIDMPGRKESDSL, translated from the coding sequence ATGTCTTCTGAGCAGCTGTCTGATGAAATATTGGTGCAAAAGGCCAGAGAAGGCGATACTAAAGCTTTCGAAGAGCTTTTCGACAGATATAAAAAACAGCTATTGAATTTTATTTATAGGCTCATAGGTAACAGGGAAACGGCCGAGGAAGTGACTCAGGAAGTATTTATTAAAGTTTATAATAAGCTGGAGATATTTGACCCAAGTAAGAAGTTTGTGTCATGGATATATACGATAGCGCGGAATCTCGCGAAAAACGCGCTCAGAGATAAAAAATATTTCTCCGCTAGATCTCTGGAAGAAACGGTGGTCCCTGGAGATGAAACCATGCATCTGAAGGATGTGATAGCAGATTCCAGTGCCGGCCCTGACCAGATCATTGAAGACGATGAGCTGGCGGAAGACGCGCAGCGGGTTCTGGATTCGATGCCGATCAAATATAGAGAGGTAATAGCGCTATGCAGCGTGCAGGGGCTTACTTATAAAGAGGCTGCGGTAGTGCTCGGTTGCAGTATCGCAAGCATTTCGGTAAGGCTCGAAGAGGCAAAATTGCTATTCATGAAGAAATTGGGCATAGATATGCCAGGGCGCAAGGAAAGCGATTCGCTATGA
- a CDS encoding FecR domain-containing protein — protein sequence MKNSDQDRFNIVMAHLKPIEPSSGFDFEFRRRLAEAVAKKYSETPFESFTRRVAGALEGLKEALLPRTPVMVRAMAAFLFFMSAGFYVYSTQPALPIVMDVGGVVIVHRAGESVARPVTPLQELKEGDVITAQGASQLDINMMNKYTVRVKPGTTFRIAKLALRFGNGTVDIRLADGNMLVDIEKGFKGSKFIITTDAGTARALGTKFSVSSTNNKKQIMNVDVLEGNVEVNSSYRPSKTLIARQTVIVGPGQKTEVTAGDLPEPPQRLIEEEWRKLEELYQIGRKPKVLLLLKNTPDRVKQLLAPCPIYISDEKPRELPVELEDAVMKTREAIDTGDASKHIESIKILEGMVARYPRAKYNPQLLLYIGSYYEYIDHHQDAMRVFREVTKRYPESQFAGMAQCAIGIIYEEKLNDPAMAEGAFKLVLSKYPNSLEAIWVEEKLGIKKVRNMI from the coding sequence ATGAAGAACTCTGATCAGGACAGATTCAATATCGTAATGGCTCATCTTAAACCTATTGAGCCATCCAGCGGCTTCGATTTTGAATTCCGCAGAAGGCTTGCGGAGGCGGTTGCCAAAAAGTACAGCGAGACGCCGTTCGAATCATTTACCAGGCGTGTTGCCGGTGCTCTAGAGGGGCTTAAAGAGGCCCTGCTGCCGAGGACGCCGGTCATGGTAAGGGCCATGGCTGCCTTCCTATTCTTCATGTCGGCTGGTTTTTATGTCTATTCGACACAGCCCGCGCTACCGATCGTTATGGATGTAGGGGGCGTCGTTATAGTGCATCGCGCTGGTGAGTCTGTCGCCAGGCCGGTCACTCCATTGCAGGAGCTTAAGGAGGGTGATGTTATAACCGCGCAAGGCGCGTCGCAGCTCGACATAAATATGATGAATAAATATACCGTGCGTGTGAAGCCGGGAACCACTTTTAGGATAGCGAAGCTCGCTCTGCGGTTTGGAAACGGCACGGTCGATATAAGGCTGGCCGATGGCAATATGCTTGTCGACATAGAAAAGGGTTTTAAAGGTTCGAAATTCATTATAACGACCGACGCCGGCACCGCTAGGGCGCTAGGCACAAAATTTAGCGTAAGCTCAACCAATAATAAAAAACAGATTATGAATGTGGATGTGCTTGAAGGTAATGTGGAGGTTAATAGCAGCTACAGGCCGTCGAAGACGCTGATCGCCAGGCAGACTGTGATAGTTGGCCCAGGGCAGAAGACGGAGGTAACGGCGGGAGATCTGCCTGAGCCTCCGCAAAGGCTGATAGAGGAGGAGTGGAGAAAGCTCGAGGAATTGTATCAGATAGGCAGAAAGCCGAAGGTCCTGCTCCTGCTGAAGAATACCCCCGACCGAGTGAAACAGCTTTTAGCTCCGTGCCCAATATATATATCAGATGAAAAGCCGAGAGAGCTTCCCGTTGAACTTGAGGATGCCGTAATGAAGACGCGCGAAGCCATCGATACTGGGGATGCCTCAAAGCACATAGAAAGCATAAAAATTCTTGAGGGGATGGTGGCTAGATACCCTCGCGCAAAATATAACCCGCAACTCCTATTATATATAGGAAGTTATTATGAGTATATAGATCATCACCAGGATGCTATGCGTGTGTTCCGGGAGGTTACAAAGCGTTACCCCGAATCTCAGTTCGCTGGGATGGCTCAATGTGCGATAGGTATCATATATGAGGAGAAGCTGAACGACCCGGCAATGGCAGAGGGTGCTTTTAAGTTGGTTCTTAGCAAATATCCAAATAGTTTAGAAGCTATATGGGTGGAGGAAAAATTAGGCATCAAAAAAGTTAGAAATATGATTTAA
- a CDS encoding sodium-translocating pyrophosphatase: protein MFGSISATLFEVVAIWGVLFIAILGLGYAFLLKTQIMKKDKGTNEMQDVWSAIRMGADAYLGRQLKSILPLIFGLTVVLFFSVYIIPPSSEALQRFSGMNPDTIRLIVGLGRALAFIMGAFFSLIVGQFGMRMAVEGNVRVASASRRSFSEALQIAYRTGTITGMLTDGLGLLGGTLIFIIFGIASPDVLLGFGFGGTLLALFMRVGGGIFTKAADIGADLVGKVEKNIPEDDPRNAAVIADLVGDNVGDCAGMAADIFESYEVTIVSGLILGLALVAMTGQIKWIIFPLLVRGIGVLSSIVGTYLVRGGKDGENTDAFASINRGFYASAAISMAAFMVLAHFYMHEWRAFFSVGIGILLAIVIDEITKYFTHTQHAPVKEIAQSSKTGSATLILRGLAIGFESSAWQFVVIAITILAAVVIYWGQSVAFVLYGVAMTGIGMLTLTGNNVAMDSFGPIADNANGIGEMAHLEPKARQIMADLDAVGNTTKAITKGIAIGSAVIAAVSLFGSFLTDVTMVQAQMNVPEHLRMLVTGIRVSEPIVFIGLLLGGAIPCLFSALMINSVARAASLIVNEVRRQFHIPGLMEGKVKPDYKKAVEICTIAAQKELIGLALIAILSPILIGLVLKVEALGGFLAGVIISGQLLAVFMATAGGAWDNAKKTIEDGLYGGKGSDAHKASVVGDTVGDPLKDTAGPALNPMIKVINLVSLLAAPIIIHLHRADAGVIVAIAICVLLIFGAIIYSKHGVLSFRKPKEDSTF, encoded by the coding sequence ATGTTTGGTTCTATTTCTGCGACATTGTTTGAAGTGGTTGCCATCTGGGGAGTTCTGTTTATTGCTATTTTAGGCCTGGGCTATGCTTTTCTATTAAAAACCCAGATCATGAAAAAAGACAAAGGCACTAATGAGATGCAGGATGTCTGGTCTGCTATACGCATGGGTGCAGACGCCTATCTTGGCCGCCAGCTCAAGAGTATTCTTCCCTTAATTTTCGGACTTACCGTAGTTTTATTCTTTTCGGTTTATATAATCCCGCCCAGCAGTGAAGCGTTACAGCGTTTTAGCGGCATGAATCCGGATACTATTAGGCTTATCGTTGGCCTTGGGCGCGCTCTAGCGTTTATTATGGGCGCGTTCTTCTCGCTTATAGTGGGACAATTCGGAATGCGCATGGCGGTTGAGGGTAATGTCCGCGTAGCAAGCGCATCACGAAGAAGCTTCAGTGAAGCGTTACAGATCGCCTACCGCACAGGAACCATCACGGGCATGCTTACGGATGGATTAGGACTCTTAGGCGGCACATTGATATTTATCATTTTCGGCATCGCCTCTCCCGATGTACTTTTAGGCTTTGGTTTCGGCGGGACGCTGCTTGCCTTATTTATGCGCGTGGGCGGCGGAATCTTTACAAAGGCGGCCGATATCGGAGCCGACCTCGTAGGAAAGGTTGAGAAGAATATTCCGGAAGACGATCCCAGGAATGCGGCTGTTATCGCGGACCTCGTGGGCGATAACGTCGGCGATTGCGCTGGTATGGCCGCGGATATTTTCGAATCTTATGAAGTCACTATCGTTTCGGGCCTGATCTTAGGCTTGGCGCTGGTTGCAATGACGGGCCAGATCAAATGGATAATATTTCCTCTCTTGGTGCGCGGCATAGGCGTGCTTTCCTCTATTGTAGGGACATATCTGGTAAGGGGAGGGAAAGATGGTGAAAATACAGACGCTTTCGCCAGCATAAACCGCGGTTTCTATGCTTCGGCGGCTATTTCGATGGCAGCATTTATGGTATTGGCGCATTTCTACATGCATGAATGGAGAGCGTTCTTCTCGGTAGGTATAGGCATATTACTGGCTATCGTCATCGATGAAATAACAAAATATTTTACGCATACACAGCATGCTCCGGTCAAAGAGATCGCCCAGAGTTCAAAGACGGGCTCCGCGACATTGATATTGAGGGGGCTTGCGATAGGATTCGAATCGTCGGCCTGGCAGTTCGTCGTTATCGCCATCACTATTCTGGCAGCGGTCGTTATCTATTGGGGACAATCGGTTGCCTTTGTACTCTACGGCGTGGCGATGACCGGCATAGGAATGCTTACTCTGACCGGCAACAATGTGGCCATGGACTCCTTCGGGCCCATTGCCGATAATGCGAACGGGATAGGCGAGATGGCGCATCTGGAGCCTAAGGCGCGCCAGATAATGGCTGACCTCGACGCGGTTGGCAACACAACCAAAGCGATCACTAAAGGCATCGCGATCGGCTCGGCAGTCATTGCGGCGGTATCGCTCTTTGGCTCGTTCCTCACGGATGTTACCATGGTTCAAGCGCAAATGAACGTGCCGGAACATCTGCGGATGCTTGTTACGGGTATACGCGTTTCGGAGCCGATCGTCTTTATAGGCTTACTTTTAGGCGGGGCAATCCCTTGCCTATTTTCGGCGCTTATGATCAATTCTGTCGCGCGCGCGGCGTCCTTAATCGTAAATGAAGTCCGCCGGCAATTTCATATTCCCGGCCTTATGGAAGGCAAGGTAAAACCAGATTATAAAAAAGCTGTTGAAATCTGCACCATAGCCGCGCAGAAAGAATTGATAGGATTGGCGTTAATAGCCATCTTAAGCCCGATATTAATCGGGCTTGTGCTGAAGGTCGAGGCTCTGGGCGGCTTCCTGGCGGGTGTCATTATTTCGGGCCAGCTTCTGGCGGTATTTATGGCAACCGCTGGTGGCGCATGGGATAATGCCAAGAAGACGATAGAAGACGGTTTATACGGCGGCAAGGGTTCGGATGCACATAAGGCATCGGTTGTCGGAGATACGGTGGGAGATCCTCTTAAGGACACCGCGGGCCCGGCACTGAACCCGATGATAAAAGTTATTAACCTCGTTTCCCTGTTAGCGGCGCCGATAATTATCCATCTTCATCGGGCCGATGCGGGAGTTATTGTCGCGATAGCGATATGTGTGCTTCTTATATTCGGGGCCATTATCTACTCCAAGCACGGGGTCTTGAGTTTCAGGAAGCCGAAAGAGGATAGTACCTTCTGA
- a CDS encoding DedA family protein produces the protein MEFFQKLIDIILHFDAYISVMIQYCGLWAYLILFGVIFAETGFVVMPFLPGDSLLFVLGTFAARGTFHPMLLAGILMLAAILGDSVNYAIGKYLGDRLIHAKGIPFFKKEHLDRTHLFYKKYGGKAIILARFMPIVRMFAPFVAGIVRMDYAKFFIYNVIGGMAWVTIFIFSGYYFGNIPFVKKNLSLVVIAIIFVSIMPGVIEFLKYKYRKK, from the coding sequence ATGGAGTTCTTCCAGAAACTGATCGATATAATCCTCCATTTTGACGCGTACATCAGCGTTATGATCCAATATTGCGGTTTATGGGCGTATCTTATACTTTTCGGGGTCATCTTTGCCGAAACCGGGTTTGTGGTTATGCCGTTTTTGCCAGGGGATTCTCTTCTTTTCGTGCTGGGCACATTTGCCGCGCGGGGAACATTTCACCCGATGCTTTTGGCCGGTATTTTGATGTTGGCGGCTATTTTAGGCGATAGCGTTAATTATGCTATCGGAAAATACCTGGGAGATCGCCTGATTCATGCCAAGGGCATCCCGTTCTTTAAGAAAGAGCACCTGGATCGGACACATCTTTTTTATAAAAAGTACGGCGGCAAGGCTATTATTTTAGCCAGATTTATGCCTATAGTGCGGATGTTCGCCCCGTTTGTGGCAGGCATCGTGCGTATGGATTATGCTAAATTTTTCATATATAATGTCATAGGAGGCATGGCGTGGGTGACAATTTTCATATTTAGCGGTTACTATTTCGGAAATATCCCTTTTGTGAAAAAAAATCTTTCTTTGGTTGTTATTGCTATTATATTCGTGTCGATAATGCCGGGAGTAATCGAATTCCTTAAGTATAAGTACAGGAAGAAATGA